One window of the Diospyros lotus cultivar Yz01 chromosome 12, ASM1463336v1, whole genome shotgun sequence genome contains the following:
- the LOC127814038 gene encoding kinesin-like protein KIN-14J translates to MNPQLEVHALENGESNCLSGVHNGIVTEETEDKFKGMPLRKQGCYADLPATKILELMKLKNLENSSTQSLFSAANKVLDDSIERKNGDIRHCMACLLKKVVQEIEQRVSTQAQSFKEQKDMYKVLEERSQSRIRVLETLATGTSEENEVVLNQLQQIKIEKTEIEEKKKVEEQDIMRLIKEKDQKDIQISALKKELELAKKTYEKHCSHLERKAKEAKLELEKKLSEHERLLTESRDKTKELEVFSESNLLHWKKRELNYKSLLESQFGYLQELRLTSESAKQEILNTQRVYSEEFKHLGVKLKGLVHAATNYHTVLAENRKLYNEVQDLKGNIRVYCRIRPFLPGQSQKQTTMEFIGENGELVVSNPLKQGKDSHQVFKFSKVFGPTATQEDIFLDTQPLVRSVLDGYNVCIFAYGQTGSGKTYTMAGPNISSKGDWGVNHRALSDLFHLSQSRKNSITYDVSVQMVEIYNEQVRDLLSGNTSQTRLGIWTTAQPNGLAVPDASIHPVASTGDVLELMNFGLMNRAVSATALNDRSSRSHSVLTVHVHGMDLKTDSVSHGSLHLVDLAGSERVDRSEVTGDRLRETQYINKSLAALGDVIFALAKKSPHVPYRNSKLTQVLQSSLGGQAKTLMFVHLNPDVVSYSETISSLKFAERVSSVELGAARNNKEGRGVRELMEQVASLKDSIARKDEEIGTLRMVKSSVNGERHYLSARRYGSSSPRRHSIETPRPSRALSRKKNSGCADKAASYMVKSSVCSDKHSETGSQQSIDDFRHHKEFFLQSRHAVADSDNCSEDVESRVASVDGNQDITEDIDLLGFGDADAEERLSDISDSGLSMGTETDGSVCSIVEFTLFPETAKSPADSLERPYVPANIPRPQQKQKGSSRLPLTRGSKVSSSSNKPGLRGSSSMKPTQRWQ, encoded by the exons ATGAATCCACAACTGGAAGTACATGCACTTGAGAATGGGGAATCCAACTGTCTTAGTGGAGTTCATAATGGCATTGTTACTGAAGAAACAGAAGATAAGTTCAAAGGCATGCCCCTAAGAAAGCAAGGATGTTATGCCGATCTTCCTGCTACTAAAATTCTGGAATTGATGAAACTGAAAAATTTGGAG AACTCGTCAACTCAGTCACTTTTTAGTGCTGCAAATAAGGTGCTAGATGACAGCATTGAGAGAAAGAATGGAGACATACGTCAT TGCATGGCATGTCTATTGAAAAAAGTTGTGCAAGAAATTGAGCAACGGGTTTCAACTCAGGCACAGAGTTTCAaagag CAAAAAGATATGTACAAGGTTCTTGAAGAAAGGTCTCAGTCAAGAATAAGAGTACTTGAAACCCTCGCAACTGGAACATCTGAAGAAAATGAG GTTGTTCTGAATCAGCTTCAGCAGATAAAG ATCGAGAAGACTGAAattgaggagaagaaaaaggttGAAGAGCAAGACATAATGAGGCTAATAAAAGAGAAAGACCAGAAGGATATTCAAATTTCAGCACTCAAGAAAGAGCTGGAATTGGCCaaaaaaacatatgaaaaaCATTGCTCTCACCTTGAAAGGAAGGCTAAAGAGGCAAAGTTGGAGTTAGAGAAGAAGTTGTCAGAACATGAACGGCTTCTGACAGAGTCAAGAGATAAGACCAAAGAACTTGAGGTGTTTTCAGAATCCAATTTACTACATTGGAAAAAAAGAGAACTAAATTACAAGAGCTTGCTGGAATCTCAGTTTGGGTACCTTCAG GAACTAAGGTTGACTTCTGAATCCGCAAAGCAAGAGATTCTTAATACACAAAGGGTCTACTCTGAGGAATTTAAGCACTTAG GGGTGAAGCTTAAAGGGTTAGTACATGCTGCTACAAATTACCATACAGTCCTTGCAGAAAATAGGAAGTTGTACAATGAGGTTCAGGATTTGAAAG GAAATATTAGAGTTTATTGCCGAATAAGGCCATTCCTTCCTGGACAAAGTCAAAAACAAACAACCATGGAATTTATTGGTGAGAATGGTGAATTGGTTGTTTCAAATCCCCTGAAACAAGGGAAAGACAGTCATCAGGTGTTCAAATTTAGCAAGGTGTTTGGTCCAACAGCTACTCAAG AGGATATATTTTTAGACACGCAACCATTAGTTCGATCCGTCCTTGATGGATACAATGTTTGCATATTTGCATATGGCCAAACTGGGTCTGGAAAAACCTACACAATG GCTGGCCCTAATATTTCATCTAAAGGGGATTGGGGAGTCAACCATCGAGCTTTGAGTGACCTTTTCCATCTCTCTCAGAGCAGGAAAAACTCCATTACGTATGATGTTAGTGTTCAGATGGTAGAGATATATAACGAACAAGTGCGAGATTTACTTTCTGGAAACACTTCTCAGACAAG ACTTGGGATCTGGACTACTGCCCAACCAAATGGTTTAGCTGTTCCTGATGCTAGCATTCATCCTGTGGCATCAACTGGAGATGTCTTGGAACTGATGAATTTTGGGTTAATGAATAGGGCTGTAAGTGCCACTGCCCTAAATGATAGGAGCAGCCGATCCCACAG TGTTCTCACTGTTCATGTTCATGGCATGGATTTGAAGACTGATTCTGTTTCACATGGTAGTCTACATTTGGTAGATCTTGCTGGCAGTGAAAGAGTAGATCGTTCTGAAGTAACAGGAGACAGACTACGAGAAACtcaatatataaacaaatctCTAGCAGCTCTAGGAGATGTTATCTTTGCTCTAGCAAAAAAGAGCCCTCATGTTCCATACCGAAATAGCAAATTAACTCAAGTACTTCAGAGCTCTCTGG GTGGCCAAGCTAAGACCCTGATGTTTGTACACCTCAATCCTGATGTTGTGTCCTATTCTGAAACTATAAGCTCATTGAAGTTTGCAGAGAGGGTCTCGAGTGTTGAGTTAGGGGCTGCACGGAACAACAAAGAGGGGAGAGGTGTCCGGGAACTTATGGAACAG GTGGCTTCCTTGAAAGACTCAATTGCAAGGAAAGATGAAGAGATTGGAACGTTGAGGATGGTTAAAAGTAGTGTAAATGGTGAGAGACACTATTTGAGCGCGCGAAGGTATGGGTCTTCCTCCCCAAGAAGACATTCCATAGAGACTCCAAGGCCAAGCCGAGCACTGTCAAGGAAAAAAAACTCTGGATGTGCTGACAAAGCAGCTTCTTATATGGTAAAAAGCTCTGTGTGCAGTGATAAGCATTCTGAAACTGGTTCTCAGCAGTCAATTGATGATTTTAGACACCATAAGGAATTTTTTCTACAATCAAGGCATGCTGTAGCAGATAGTGATAATTGCAGTGAGGATGTTGAATCAAGGGTTGCTTCAGTAGATGGGAATCAAGATATTACTGAAGATATTGATCTTCTGGGATTTGGGGATGCAGATGCTGAGGAGAGGCTGAGTGACATATCAGATAGTGGGTTATCAATGGGAACGGAAACTGATGGTTCAGTTTGTAGTATTGTGGAATTCACTCTTTTCCCTGAAACTGCAAAATCGCCAGCAGATAGCTTGGAAAG GCCCTATGTGCCAGCAAATATTCCGAGACCTCAGCAAAAGCAGAAGGGGTCTTCTCGGTTGCCATTGACCAGAGGCTCAAAAGTCTCGTCCA GTTCCAATAAACCAGGTCTTCGCGGCTCTTCTTCAATGAAGCCCACCCAACGATGGCAGTAG
- the LOC127787533 gene encoding uncharacterized protein LOC127787533: MDHRHFLPHDHNWRQSRKFDGKPERREKPHQFSGSELLQQLEVLPDCKFGKHPNNKKRKRTPEELNWTRKPILFELPYWSKLKLRHNLDVMHIEKNICDNIVGTLLNIEGKTKDTFKARLDLQDLKIRKELHLQKCPDGSFMMPPASYTLSKEERNEFCEFLQSVKFPDGYASNISRTLGRYKGFVRNRAHPEGSIAKAYISTECLTFCSMYLAGIETRFNREEMNDDKGKEDDIDGMLVFSRNVRPFGASKYDTLTPEEFEKMTSLRSQDQSKLTEQIYALACGPDNRVRRYSGCIVNGVRFHTKEHETNLRSQNSGVVVGGMHEDEDIDFYGVVTDIIELNYIKDNRAILFKCDWFDLDKKKKGIHHDGRLTSINVSKYWYKDDPFVMALQAKQVFYLVDLKLGKDWRVPQNFSHRHIYDVPEMSSSAVETEELANVENEIIYQDIEISENSRHVQLEEEEDGPLIRNDVIPDIVNADILETSIGARHDVDDFLDYGVEDEEMDAFSQENEETDFTSTNSDSDPME, from the exons ATGGACCATCGACATTTTCTTCCTCATGACCACAATTGGCGTCAAAGTAGGAAATTTGATGGGAAGcctgaaagaagagaaaagccTCACCAATTTTCTGGTAGTGAGTTGTTACAACAGTTAGAAGTGTTGCCAGATTGCAAGTTTGGAAAGCATCCaaataacaagaaaagaaagcgTACTCCTGAAGAATTGAATTGGACTAGAAAGCCTATTTTATTTGAGTTACCTTACTGGTCAAAACTAAAGTTAAGACATAATCTCGATGTTATgcacattgagaaaaatatttgtgacAATATAGTAGGTACTTTGTTGAATATCGAGGGAAAGACCAAAGACACATTTAAGGCAAGGTtagatttgcaagatttgaaAATCAGAAAGGAGTTACACTTGCAAAAATGCCCTGATGGGTCTTTTATGATGCCTCCAGCATCTTACACGTTATCAAAGGAGGAGAGGAATGAATTTTGTGAATTTCTACAATCTGTGAAGTTCCCAGACGGGTATGCATCCAATATCTCAAG GACATTGGGTCGTTATAAGGGGTTTGTACGTAACAGAGCTCATCCTGAAGGATCAATTGCAAAAGCATACATTTCAACTGAATGTTTAACATTTTGCTCAATGTATTTGGCCGGGATTGAAACTAGGTTTAACCGAGAAGAAATGAATGATGACAAAGGTAAGGAAGATGATATAGATGGAATGTTAGTCTTCTCCCGTAATGTGCGCccatttggagcttcaaaaTATGATACATTGACACCTGAAGAATTTGAAAAG ATGACATCTTTGCGAAGTCAAGATCAATCTAAATTAACCGAGCAAATTTATGCTCTTGCTTGTGGGCCTGATAATCGAGTGAGACGGTATAGTGGGTGCATTGTTAATGGTGTAAGATTCCACACAAAAGAGCATGAAACTAATCTTAGAAGCCAAAATAGTGGTGTGGTTGTTGGAGGGATGCATGAAGATGAAGACATTGACTTTTATGGTGTTGTAACAGACATCATTGAGTTAAACTACATCAAAGATAATCGAGCCATATTATTCAAGTGTGATTGGTTTGATCttgacaagaagaagaaaggaatccATCACGATGGACGGTTAACAAGCATCAATGTTAGCAAGTATTGGTATAAAGATGACCCTTTTGTGATGGCATTGCAAGCAAAACAAGTTTTCTACTTGGTTGACTTAAAATTAGGAAAAGATTGGAGAGTGCCCCAGAATTTTAGCCACAGACACATATATGATGTTCCTGAGATGTCAAGTAGTGCAGTTGAGACAGAAGAACTGGCTAATGTTGAGAATGAGATCATTTACCAAGACATTGAAATATCTGAGAACAGTAGACATGTTCAAttagaggaagaggaagacggACCACTAATAAGGAATGACGTAATCCCAGACATTGTTAATGCTGATATCTTAGAGACAAGTATAGGAGCAAGACATGATGTAGATGATTTTCTTGATTATGGTGTGGAAGATGAAGAGATGGACGCTTTTTctcaagaaaatgaagagaCTGATTTTACTTCGACTAATAGTGATTCAGATCCAATGGAGTAA